In Mus caroli chromosome 9, CAROLI_EIJ_v1.1, whole genome shotgun sequence, a single window of DNA contains:
- the Fbxo22 gene encoding F-box only protein 22 translates to MEPAGGGGGISSTDLRSTYVLSNLAEVVERVFTFLPAKALLRVAGVCRLWRECVRRVLRTHRSVTWISAGVAEAGHLEGHCLVRVVAEALENVRILPQTVLYMADSETFISLEECRGHKRARKRTTMETACALEKLFPKQCQVLGIVTPGIVVTPMGSGSNRPQEIEIGESGFALLFPQIEGIKIQPFHFIKDSKNLTLERHQLTEVGLLDNPELRVVLVFGYNCCKVGASNYLHRVVSTFSNMNIILAGGQVDNLSSLTCEKNPLDIDATGVVGLSFSGQRIQSATVLLTEDVNDAKTVEAAMQRLKAANIPEQNTIGFMFACVGRGFQYYRAKGNVEADAFRKFFPNVPLFGFFGNGEIGCDRIVTGNFILRRCNEVKEEDLFHSYTTIMALVHLGTSK, encoded by the exons ATGGAGCCGGCAGGCGGCGGTGGTGGCATCTCCTCCACAGATCTGCGAAGCACCTACGTGCTGAGTAACCTTGCGGAGGTGGTGGAGCGTGTGTTTACCTTCCTGCCGGCCAAAGCGCTGCTTCGGGTAGCCGG AGTATGCCGCCTGTGGAGGGAGTGTGTACGCAGAGTGCTGCGGACCCATCGCAGCGTGACCTGGATCTCCGCGGGTGTGGCCGAAGCAGGCCACCTGGAGGGACATTGCTTGGTGCGCGTGGTAGCTGAGGCACTTGAG aaTGTTCGAATCTTACCACAGACAGTTCTCTACATGGCAGATTCTGAAACTTTCATCAGCCTGGAAGAGTGTCGTGGCCATAAAAGAG CGAGGAAGAGAACTACTATGGAGACAGCATGTGCCCTGGAGAAGCTTTTCCCCAAGCAGTGCCAAGTCCTTGGGATTGTGACTCCGGGAATTGTAG tGACTCCAATGGGATCAGGTAGCAATCGACCTCAGGAAATAGAAATTGGAGAATCTGGTTTTGCTTTATTATTCCCTCAAATTGAAGGAATAAAAATTCAGCCCTTTCATTTTATTAAGGACTCCAAGAATTTAACACTGGAAAGACACCAGCTTACTGAAGTAG GTCTTCTGGACAACCCTGAACTTCGTGTGGTCCTTGTCTTTGGCTATAACTGCTGTAAGGTGGGAGCCAGTAATTACCTGCATCGGGTAGTCAGCACTTTCAGCAATATGAATATCATCTTGGCTGGAGGCCAGGTGGACAACTTGTCTTCACTGACTTGTGAGAA GAACCCTCTGGATATTGATGCCACAGGTGTGGTTGGACTGTCATTTAGTGGGCAACGAATCCAGAGTGCCACAGTTCTTCTCACTGAGGATGTAAACGATGCCAAGACCGTCGAGGCTGCTATGCAGCGCCTCAAAGCAGCCAAcatccctgaacagaacaccattggcttcatgtttgcatgtgttgGCCGAGGCTTTCAGTACTACAGAGCCAAGGGGAATGTTGAAGCTGATGCATTTAGAAAGTTCTTTCCCAATGTCCccttatttggcttctttggaaaTGGGGAGATTGGCTGCGACCGGATAGTCACTGGGAACTTTATACTGAGGAGATGTAATGAGGTAAAGGAAGAGGACCTGTTCCATAGCTACACAACCATCATGGCTCTTGTTCACCTGGGAACCTCTAAATGA